One genomic region from Salvia hispanica cultivar TCC Black 2014 chromosome 2, UniMelb_Shisp_WGS_1.0, whole genome shotgun sequence encodes:
- the LOC125205681 gene encoding uncharacterized protein LOC125205681: protein MGTVEGSRNHSNSSQKNSNLDSRDAATQQIESQFSPGDALEGDRDDDSLNTMSMPVDDTYILEDKFETQMANLAEETQVVDLAEETQVVDLTGDTQVVDLPRDTQVVDLDGDTLSMDLDGETQMVDFADETQLVDLYEETQVVDLPGETQVLDEFNAELYLAECRQTNKTDVTCETQRLSEEPSAKIDGNVSIELDSAVNKNSLKEESLCRGFTSIRAASIRASGLAARARGTSHGLSTTSTDKSSMEHQTSELDGPSLIGHVSKSLENGYSNESEGDPNRYKITSTAVRRLFREDEDAECEKAETETNQTDDMLEVLSYVDSQEPGDLSQERALEVVNRFLDVGFIEQDEDFGKKVQDVNKPKGVSAVKGSRDLAKRSILQKTTGEHGIYDWDDAREDEGGGEFFLKKRELFFDNVGPVPRCLTEPRKSKSVVESDKKMKADNKSRLGDLVHSDFGLLHKTRPKQKSLHGEEVVSKNIIRNLEEQLHEVSGPELADNCEDKNIPDDIGPDTQMAAEAMGDLCFQVHLSDSNKSGNKAVSSTRKDTMQNKFRNSTVHSEEDLPYFTRVGVVTRQAKRTKRISTRNSTMSSLAPVQFKITKKRDDGVLRGAEQRRSTVENVSSHNGTKLTGERSEKFSVPVQTSIKLDCPKVPSNSVNAKDEINKQVSARASGKRKNAVTMTIEDVRRIGLTRLKQSNRACLDKSSTPDIDAVSNLQGKRSRQETSADAQHSRRLTRSSRVAVSIPTNLGKDSSNQLPPRSDSEPRKIISRKTAKANSRNDAAVCGNDRSNKKSISADAVGLNTSKQGDGKDYDGADAGGDERNGRQEASPRCGTSYSTCATPTPRAALRHDVSPICKGDEYHKQSCRKNQSVIALMKELDDLHTGSPEPCSGMRGSRKRKDITTIRVLFSQHLDVDVVKQQKKILARLGGGVASSMLEATHFIADEFVRTRNMLEAIASGKPVVTRSWIESCGQASCLIDEKNYILRDAKKEKEFGFCLPVSLARASQHPLLQGQKVFVTPNTKPGKDILVNLVKAVHGMPVERLGRSVFKAEQLPDDLLILSCEEDYDACLPFLEKGGTIYSSELLLNGIVKQKLEYERHGLFADYVKRTRSTMWLKKTNKFLPVTK, encoded by the exons ATGGGGACTGTTGAAGGAAGCCGCAACCACAGTAATTCCAGCCAGAAAAATTCGAATTTGGATTCAAGAGACGCCGCAACTCAGCAAATTGAGAGTCAATTTTCTCCAG GTGATGCTTTAGAAGGTGACAGAGATGATGATTCACTTAACACCATGAGTATGCCTGTTGATGATACTTATATATTGGAAGACAAATTTGAAACTCAAATGGCGAATCTTGCTGAGGAAACGCAAGTGGTGGATCTTGCAGAAGAAACCCAAGTGGTGGATCTTACCGGGGATACCCAAGTGGTGGATCTTCCCAGGGATACCCAAGTGGTGGACCTTGATGGGGATACCCTATCGATGGACCTTGATGGGGAAACCCAAATGGTGGATTTTGCCGACGAAACGCAGTTGGTGGATTTGTATGAGGAAACCCAAGTGGTGGATCTTCCAGGTGAAACTCAAGTCTTGGATGAGTTCAACGCTGAACTTTATCTTGCTGAATGCagacaaacaaataaaactgATGTCACATGTGAGACCCAAAGATTATCCGAGGAACCTTCTGCTAAAATTGATGGCAATGTCTCCATTGAATTGGATAGCGCAGTGAACAAGAATTCTCTTAAGGAAg AATCACTTTGCAGAGGATTTACCTCAATACGTGCTGCATCAATTAGGGCTTCTGGCTTGGCAGCCCGTGCCCGAGGAACTAGTCATGGTTTGTCTACCACTAGTACCGATAAGTCTTCTATGGAACATCAGACATCTGAACTAGATGGTCCATCTCTTATTGGACATGTGTCAAAGTCTCTTGAGAATGGCTACTCTAATGAAAGTGAGGGGGATCCAAACAGATACAAGATTACTAGTACAGCTGTGCGCAGACTTTTCAGAGAGGATGAAGATGCCGAATGTGAAAAGGCAGAAACCGAAACCAACCAGACAGATGATATGCTTGAAGTGTTAAGCTACGTCGATTCTCAAGAACCAGGGGATCTGTCACAGGAACGTGCACTTGAGGTTGTCAATAGGTTTCTTGATGTTGGTTTCATAGAACAGGATGAAGACTTTGGAAAGAAGGTTCAAGATGTAAATAAACCAAAAGGTGTCTCTGCTGTAAAAGGTTCTCGAGATTTGGCCAAAAGGTCTATCCTCCAAAAGACAACCGGAGAGCACGGGATTTATGATTGGGATGATGCTCGTGAAGACGAAGGTGGGGGAGAGTTTTTCCTGAAGAAAAGGGAACTTTTCTTCGACAATGTAGGTCCAGTGCCGAGATGCCTCACTGAACCTCGTAAATCCAAGTCTGTTGTAGAGagtgataaaaaaatgaaagcagACAATAAGAGTAGACTAGGAGATTTAGTGCACTCAGATTTCGGATTGTTGCATAAAACACGACCAAAGCAAAAATCACTTCATGGAGAAGAGGTGGTGTCGAAGAATATTATAAGGAATTTGGAAGAACAGTTGCACGAAGTGTCTGGGCCTGAGTTGGCAGATAATTGTGAAGACAAGAACATTCCAGATGATATAGGTCCTGATACTCAAATGGCTGCTGAAGCTATGGGAGATTTGTGTTTTCAAGTACACTTGTCTGACAGTAATAAAAGTGGAAATAAAGCTGTAAGCAGCACAAGGAAAGATACCATGCAAAATAAGTTCAGAAATAGTACCGTTCATTCAGAAGAAGACTTGCCATATTTTACTAGGGTTGGAGTTGTCACTAGACAAGCCAAACGAACAAAGAGGATCAGCACAAGAAACAGTACCATGTCCTCTCTTGCACCAGTTCAATTCAAAATAACAAAGAAGAGAGACGATGGGGTGCTAAGGGGAGCAGAACAAAGGAGGTCGACAGTTGAAAATGTTTCCTCGCATAATGGGACCAAATTAACAGGTGAAAGGTCAGAGAAGTTTTCTGTACCAGTTCAGACATCCATAAAGTTAGATTGTCCCAAAGTGCCTTCTAATTCTGTTAATGCCAAggatgaaataaataaacaggTGAGTGCCCGTGCAAGtgggaaaaggaaaaatgctGTGACTATGACCATAGAGGATGTTAGGAGGATTGGATTAACTCGTTTAAAGCAATCAAATAGAGCATGCCTTGATAAATCTAGTACCCCTGACATTGATGCAGTAAGTAATCTACAAGGAAAAAGATCTAGACAAGAAACATCAGCTGATGCACAGCATAGTAGACGGTTAACAAGATCAAGTAGGGTTGCCGTGAGTATTCCTACAAATCTGGGCAAAGATTCATCAAATCAGTTGCCACCTCGCTCGGATTCAGAACCCAGAAAAATCATCTCAAGAAAAACTGCGAAAGCAAATTCAAGGAATGATGCTGCTGTATGTGGTAATGACCGCTCTAATAAGAAATCAATTTCAGCTGATGCTGTCGGCTTGAACACATCTAAGCAAGGTGATGGGAAAGATTATGATGGGGCAGACGCTGGAGGTGACGAAAGAAATGGCAGACAAGAAGCTTCACCAAGATGTGGAACTTCGTATTCAACTTGTGCTACACCTACTCCTCGTGCGGCACTGAGACATGATGTATCTCCTATATGCAAGGGGGATGAATATCACAAACAGTCCTGCAGAAAGAACCAGTCTGTAATAGCCTTAATGAAAGAACTTGATGACCTACATACTGGTTCACCAGAACCATGTAGTGGAATGAGAGGATCGAGGAAGAGGAAGGATATCACAACTATAAGAGTTCTGTTTAGCCAGCACCTGGATGTAGATGTTGTCAAGCAGCAGAAAAAG ATATTGGCACGGCTGGGAGGTGGAGTTGCATCGTCTATGTTAGAGGCTACACATTTTATTGCAGATGAGTTTGTCCGCACTAGGAATATGCTAGAAGCAATTGCTTCCGGGAAACCTGTGGTTACTCGCTCGTGGATTGAAAGCTGTGGACAAGCTAGTTGTCTTATCGACGAGAAAAATTACATACTTAGAGAtgcaaaaaaggaaaaggagtTTGGCTTTTGTTTGCCAGTATCTCTAGCAAGGGCATCACAACATCCACTTTTACAG GGACAAAAGGTCTTTGTTACCCCTAATACAAAGCCCGGTAAAGACATCTTAGTCAACTTGGTGAAGGCGGTCCATGGAATG CCGGTTGAGAGACTTGGCAGATCTGTATTTAAGGCCGAGCAACTTCCAGACGATTTGTTGATTCTATCTTGTGAAGAAGATTATGATGCTTGTCTTCCTTTTCTTGAAAAAG GCGGTACTATCTACAGCTCAGAGCTGCTCTTGAATGGCATAGTTAAACAGAAGCTAGAATATGAAAG GCATGGCCTCTTTGCTGATTATGTTAAGAGGACTAGATCAACAATGTGGTTGAAGAAGACAAACAAGTTTCTTCCTGTAACTAAATGA
- the LOC125206832 gene encoding uncharacterized protein LOC125206832 — METAAAMEAAILKMSNGDFSGARKLAVAAQRGGMEGFDQMIAVCDVHCADKEDWYKILGVAADSDAAAVKRQYGKLAVTVHPDKTGLPGAREAFELISRAKAVIGDYEKRMAYDSMVRAKAIADRDRRTFGFSQFRSNQNYYGFSRFQDCEDFGVSNSRVLNYQNVELSGKGVFDSRLTNRVNEVINRVNEVSPLQGQGQGQSQGQGRGRGRGQARVTKEINDVTSNVVDEGSGVVGVKRGRGRPRGSGSKAASASDDAATKTPQGSGLMAASPDANAATKRPQGSGSMATSGDAVAKRPRGRPPSSGRGRGRGRGRGQCTIVEVSSEDEDDHKSKESHPHPASEADKGKESHPHPASEADKSKESHPHIESEAEADKSKESHRGIRPDSKMLEYTDAEFHDFEGERSRECFKKGQVWAVYDTLDAMPRFYAKINAILDDGLKLEITWLEPLPEDEEEKRWLYKGLPASTGRFKQGYSEVVQDYRVFSHLAKWKRDAILKKVYAIRPLKGETWAVFKKWNGLRSMMGMTFGEELEYRVVEIMSDYDWERGVIVRVLVRVEGHGCVFQREEGKKLIIKAKDRLGLSHRIPSVSVSVRGMSFFELDPGSLPIMP; from the coding sequence ATGGAGACGGCGGCGGCAATGGAAGCGGCCATACTTAAGATGTCAAACGGAGACTTCTCCGGCGCGCGCAAGCTCGCCGTCGCAGCGCAGCGCGGCGGGATGGAGGGTTTCGATCAGATGATCGCCGTTTGCGACGTGCATTGCGCGGACAAGGAGGATTGGTACAAGATTCTCGGCGTCGCGGCGGATTCCGACGCGGCCGCCGTGAAGCGGCAGTACGGCAAGTTGGCGGTGACCGTCCACCCCGACAAGACCGGGCTTCCCGGCGCCAGGGAGGCCTTCGAGCTGATCAGCCGAGCGAAAGCCGTGATCGGCGATTACGAGAAGAGGATGGCCTATGATTCCATGGTTAGGGCTAAGGCCATCGCTGATCGTGATCGACGCACCTTCGGTTTTTCCCAATTTCGATCTAATCAGAATTATTATGGTTTTTCACGATTTCAAGATTGTGAGGATTTTGGGGTTTCTAATTCTAGGGTTTTGAACTATCAGAACGTTGAATTGAGCGGGAAAGGCGTGTTTGACTCTAGATTGACCAATAGGGTGAATGAGGTGATCAATAGGGTGAATGAGGTTTCTCCTTTACAAGGTCAAGGTCAAGGTCAAAGTCAAGGTCAAGGCCGTGGTCGTGGTCGTGGTCAAGCAAGGGTAACTAAAGAAATCAATGATGTAACTAGTAATGTTGTAGATGAGGGAAGTGGTGTGGTTGGGGTTAAGAGGGGTCGGGGCAGGCCTCGGGGCTCGGGGTCGAAGGCAGCATCGGCATCTGATGATGCTGCCACGAAGACGCCTCAAGGCTCGGGGTTGATGGCAGCATCACCAGATGCCAATGCTGCCACGAAGAGGCCTCAAGGCTCGGGGTCCATGGCAACATCGGGAGATGCTGTCGCGAAGAGGCCTCGAGGCAGGCCTCCTAGCAGTGGTCGTGGACGTGGACGTGGACGTGGACGAGGTCAATGCACCATTGTGGAAGTGTCTAGcgaagatgaagatgatcaCAAAAGCAAGGAATCTCATCCTCACCCAGCATCTGAAGCTGACAAAGGCAAGGAGTCTCATCCTCACCCAGCATCTGAAGCTGACAAAAGCAAGGAGTCTCATCCTCACATAGAATCTGAAGCTGAAGCTGATAAAAGCAAGGAATCTCACCGTGGAATAAGGCCGGATTCGAAGATGCTCGAATACACGGATGCAGAGTTTCACGACTTCGAGGGGGAGAGGAGCAGGGAGTGTTTCAAGAAAGGGCAGGTGTGGGCCGTGTACGACACGCTGGATGCAATGCCGAGGTTCTATGCCAAGATCAACGCCATCCTGGACGACGGCCTCAAGCTGGAGATCACGTGGCTGGAGCCTCTGCccgaggacgaggaggagaaGAGGTGGCTGTACAAGGGGCTGCCAGCGAGCACGGGGAGGTTCAAGCAGGGGTACAGCGAGGTGGTCCAAGACTACCGTGTGTTCTCGCATCTGGCCAAGTGGAAGAGGGACGCCATACTGAAGAAGGTGTACGCCATCCGGCCTCTGAAGGGCGAGACCTGGGCCGTGTTCAAGAAGTGGAATGGGCTCAGGTCAATGATGGGGATGACGTTCGGGGAGGAGTTGGAGTACAGGGTTGTGGAGATCATGTCGGATTATGATTGGGAGAGGGGGGTGATTGTGAGGGTGTTGGTTAGGGTGGAGGGGCATGGGTGTGTGTTTCAGAGGGAAGAAGGGAAAAAGTTGATAATTAAGGCCAAGGATAGGTTGGGGCTGTCTCACAGGATTCCGTCGGTGTCCGTGTCTGTCAGGGGCATGAGCTTCTTCGAGCTCGATCCAGGTTCGCTGCCAATCATGCCGTAG
- the LOC125207641 gene encoding serine/arginine-rich SC35-like splicing factor SCL28 produces the protein MARHRSRSCSHSRSRSPPRRKQYDEPRDRRRDRRSPAPSGLLVRNISLSSRPEDLRVPFERFGPVKDVYLPKNYYTGEPRGFGFVKFRDPEDAADAKSHMDRTVIGGREIRIVFAEENRKTPQEMRRVTRTSSRGSHRRRSPSYSPRRRYHSRSPPSSPARHRDSRDRGYGASQGRYSRHRSRSMSRSVSPEDDRGYRSSERHSRPLLRSVSPLDEKNHLPSLHSPSPRENGHTGYAGSRSPTPRRNSLSPERRR, from the exons ATGGCCAGGCATCGAAGCAGAAGCTGCAGCCATAGCCGTAGCCGTAGCCCGCCCAGAAGAAAGCAGTACGATGAGCCGCGCGACCGCCGCCGTGATCGTCGCTCGCCAGCTCCTTCCGGCCTCCTTGTTCGAAACATTTCGCTCAGCTCCAG GCCTGAAGATCTGAGGGTTCCCTTTGAAAGATTTGGTCCGGTAAAGGATGTGTATTTGCCGAAAAATTACTATACAGG GGAACCTCGTGGCTTTGGATTCGTCAAGTTCCGTGATCCTGAAGATGCAGCTGATGCAAAAAGTCACATGGATCGCACAGTTATTGGTGGCCGTGAAATAAGAATTGTGTTTGCTGAAGAAAACAGGAAAACTCCTCAAGAAATGCGTAGAGTCACTCGCACAAG CTCACGTGGAAGCCATAGGAGACGAAGTCCATCATATTCCCCTAGAAGGCGATATCACT CTCGATCACCACCATCCTCTCCAGCAAGGCACCGTGATTCAAG AGATAGGGGCTATGGAGCCAGTCAAGGTCGCTACTCTCGACACAGGTCGAGATCTATGTCTAGATCAGTTTCTCCGGAGGATGACAGAGGTTACAGGTCCAGTGAGAGGCATTCCAGACCACTCTTGAGATCTGTTTCCCCTCTTGATGAGAAAAATCATTTGCCAAGCCTTCATTCCCCAAGTCCTAGAGAAAATGGACATACTGGCTATGCAGGGAGCAGATCCCCGACTCCAAGAAGAAACTCTTTGAGCCCGGAAAG GCGTCGCTGA
- the LOC125205682 gene encoding U1 small nuclear ribonucleoprotein C-like, with product MPRYYCDYCDTYLTHDSPSVRKQHNSGYKHKANIRSYYQKFEEQQTQILIDQKIKEHLGQTVAYQQIGAVYNQHLAAFPGARPRLPVMPPPMFQGPPQMVPGIRPPMLPIPVPGAPGYGNSPMAPMQPPPAPSLPPQTGGLPPPPSTSTPLPVPGGPEGGQPSSSSGPPPNATQMFNAYPPGTSATSAAASGYSYPQYSQTGH from the exons ATGCCGCG GTACTACTGTGATTATTGCGACACTTACTTGACTCATGATTCt CCGTCTGTCAGAAAACAGCATAATTCTGGCTACAAACATAAG GCAAACATAAGATCCTACTACCAAAAGTTTGAGGAACAACAAActcaaattttgattgatcAGAAGATCAAGGAACATCTTGGGCAGACAGTAGCATACCAACAGATTGGTGCAGTTTATAACCAACATCTTGCTGCTTTTCCCGGAGCAAGGCCACGCCTACCTGTCATGCCGCCTCCTATGTTTCAGGGACCCCCTCAGATGGTCCCTGGTATCAGGCCTCCAATGTTGCCAATACCTGTTCCTGGTGCTCCTG GTTATGGAAATTCTCCAATGGCGCCAATGCAGCCTCCTCCTGCCCCTTCACTGCCTCCGCAAACCGGTGGGCTTCCACCTCCACCAAGTACGAGTACTCCATTACCAGTTCCAGGAGGACCTGAAGGAGGCCAACCCTCCAGCTCTAGCGGTCCGCCTCCTAATGCTACTCAAATGTTCAATGCTTATCCCCCAGGAACTTCTGCTACTTCTGCAGCTGCCAGTGGATATTCTTATCCACAGTACTCCCAAACTGGTCATTAG